The Pelmatolapia mariae isolate MD_Pm_ZW linkage group LG2, Pm_UMD_F_2, whole genome shotgun sequence sequence GCAGCTGTCCACCGGTCTGAACGGCACGGCTCAATAAACTGTGGGATAAAAGGAGGTGAGAAGGTTACAGCATAAAGCTTCAAAGGCAGACTGACGCTGGGACAGACATTAAAGTATTTGGGCTGGGTGAGCCGTCTTtacttatatatatacatatattttttttttttaagaaaatctCACCTTCTCTACAAGATCAATAAAGAAATCTCTGACATCTTTTGTGTTGGTCAGCTTTGCAGCTATGTTGATGAGGCCTCTGGAAAGATTCTGCAGAAACAAAATTACATTCGAAACTGTTATTTCCTTTTCACAGTTATTCTCACGGAATATCATGAAGATACTTATCATCTCTCACCTTGAAATTATTCTCCATCTCAATGAAAACTTTTGTCTTTCCTCTAAGGGCTGTACAGACCAAACTGAGCAGaaataagagaagaaagaaaaagaaaacagataaaattatttttagaaAGTTTTTCAGGAGTCAGCAAAACGTGGAAGTGTCTGGAAGCGTGTTCCTGTTACCTTTTGTGTTGATCGAGCAGATCTTTGTCAGTGATTAAAATCTTCAGCTCTTTCAGTTCTTGTAAAAACTCTTTGTCAAGATCGACGTCCATGTCTTCCACCATGTTGTCTACAGGAAAATTCAGACACTGTCAAGTTAGTTTAATGGGAAATTTTTCtagaaattatattttaaatatttgtgttcTTATAACTGCTTGGTTATTAAGTATAATGACTCAGATGCTACCTAATATTATTCCCTTTTTCACTCTCCTAATTGTTAACCTGGGAATTCAAAATTCATCCTCTTACTGATGAAGTAAAGCCTGAAGGACCTCTGGTGGTCAGTAAACCTCACTGACAGAGCCACTGgtctaaaatgtatttattaaacaCAATCAACATATAGTGACCAGCCACTTTGTTAAGGTATACCTTGCTAATAGCAGGTTTGACCAGCTTTttaccttcagaactgccttaattcttcatggggtcaacaaagtgctgaaaacattcctcaggtttgacatgacagcatcacacagttgctgtagATTTGTTGCTAGTGAGAAGATGAGTACAATATcttcataaagggatggacatggtcagcaataGTACTCAGGAATGCTGTGGTATTTAAATGATGCTGAGCTGGCACTGAGGGGCCCAAAAAGCACCAAGAAAATATTCCCACGCCATCACACAACCACTACAAGCCAGAACCATTTatgcaaggcaggatggatctatGCTGGCTTTAGCTCAGAACATCACAACAGGAgtcgagactcatcagaccaggcaacatttttccaatattCTATTGTTCAATTTTGTTGCGCCTGTGTGAACTGGAGCCTCAGTTTCTTATGTACATGATGTACCTCGCCAAGTGACCTCCAATTAGATATTTGCCTAACCAAGCAACTGAACACCTGTGCCTAACAATGTGGCCTGGTGAGTGTAGACAGCATCCATTCTGTTCTCAAAAGTAAACGTTCTTTTGAGAACTTCTAAAATTCctcttttatagttttttgttCACCACTAATGTTTTACCAATttgtaaaaaacacaaagacaaattaAGACATTGCCATTTgattaataaacattaaaagaGGAAAATAGGGTACACATGCCCCCATATCTTATATCAGCAAAATGGccaaaggaaacaaaactaaacactCACCAACAGCCCCAACTGTCCAGTTGCTGATAAGCTGGCCAGCACAGAAAGCAAAATCCTGGAAACTGAGGTATTGCAGCTTTCTTTTTCCTGTCTCAAACCGATTGTTGGCAAAGAAAACGATGGCAGCGTAATCCCTgtgataaagaaaataaacacacggcatttaaaaaaacacaaaataaaaccaagcaATCAGAGCACCCAACCTTTTTATGTGGTATTTCATTAGAATTTGTTGAAAAATAACATATTAATCCATCACAACACTACAACATAACAGATTTTAAATTATACAACAGCTGTAAAACATAAGCCTGAGGCAGAAGGCTTGTGCTCTGTGCCCGTCGCTGATTACCTTGCAAGTTTGTCGGACAGAAGAAAATGCTGACGTATGTTCTCCACCAGGGGTCCCTTCAGCTCTTCGACAACTTTGAAAACACGTTTGAAGTTGTCGAACTGAAATTACACACACAATGCAAGAGATTTACTAATACTGAAAGAATCTGCTCCACAATCAGAAATCCCACCACAACTAATAAAATGTACCCAGAGCTATAAAACCAAATTAATTGTTGAAACCGGCAGACAACAGGAGCTCCGGCAcgctttgttgtttgtttcaaCACTCAGCTGTATCCTACCATTCAATAACACACTGCCAGAGCTTTATAATATCAATCTTTACAATGCACAGTGAAGACTTACCTGTCGTCTGCAGCTTTTTAGTGTCACATTTGTCTTGGCGCTGATGTCGTCCAAGTCTTTCTTTGTTCCCTTGGAGAGCTTCTTTCCCAGGACCTCACGAACAAATGTATCATCAAAGGCATAGTATCTAAACAAGGaaagagacacaaaaaacaaattgccATGAGAAGAAACGTAGCATAAAGGAGGAGGTTTGACAAATAAATACAGGAATAAAGAGTTGTGACTCCTCTGAAATAAATGGGTTAATTGAATTAGAGCGTCACGGCTGCACCTCTCTATGAGCATGATTTGCCGATGAGGTGGGATCTGGAACAGCAGCTGGTTGGCTAGTTTGGCCGGACTGTGCAGCAGGCGCTCACACATCTGGAAAGTCCTGTACTGGTCCATGGTGTCACTCAGCAGGACATCTTTACTTGCCTCACACTCGTCCATCACTCCTCCCTCCATGCGTACCTTCACTGCATCATTCACTGTTGGATAAATCACACAAGCACAGTTCAAAGGGTTGATGAACCGATGATGCCTGAAGTTAAGTGTGATAACATGAATGAACAGTCACTGCTGTGCTGTGAATAATCAGCAGcctgaaacagctgctgcaccATATTTGGCCATTAAACCCTGTATTTCCAATTTCTTTACCATATTTGATTCTTAAAGTTTACTTGTTCCTTAAATTTGTCTTATGATACTTAGAAGCCAACACGTGCGTGCGTTTAAACACTTTACCTGACCTGAAATCCTGAAATCGCCACATCTAACGTGTGATCCTGCTAGGCGCACCCAGGAAGTTATACAGCCTTGCCTTTCTGGCCTGCATAGCCCCATTCCAAAGAGAGAACACCTACTGCTATGTTTAATACTGATGAGAATGGAAACAGTGGATGGATTCATGAGGAGGGTTTGGTGCATGCCACATGTATTTTTTAACACCTGTTCTACACTTACTTGATTAAATTATTTAGAGATAACACACTTTTTCACCTTCACATGGGGTGGCAGTTACACCAAGAGAGAGTTATACATTATGTTACTTATCCTCAATTAATTTAACCAGTAATTAACTTTAGTAAatcctgcctggcagcttcatcttcatcaatctttgtccaatatatccaccatccctcctctgcacatctCCAGACCATCTCAGCCTCGCCTCTTTAACTTTGTCTTCAAGAATTTGAAGCAATctaaacttttttgtttgttttctttacagaCAGAGCAgcgtgtgtttgtttgctttgttcagATTCATTATTGCAATTACTTTGAAGTCGAAAAATTAAGCCTTTAAGCATCATTTGTGCTTTCTGACTGGATCCCCATGAGGATATCA is a genomic window containing:
- the fibpa gene encoding fibroblast growth factor (acidic) intracellular binding protein a isoform X2, with product MSVELDVFVGNTTIMDEEVYQLWLDGHTVNDAVKVRMEGGVMDECEASKDVLLSDTMDQYRTFQMCERLLHSPAKLANQLLFQIPPHRQIMLIERYYAFDDTFVREVLGKKLSKGTKKDLDDISAKTNVTLKSCRRQFDNFKRVFKVVEELKGPLVENIRQHFLLSDKLARDYAAIVFFANNRFETGKRKLQYLSFQDFAFCAGQLISNWTVGAVDNMVEDMDVDLDKEFLQELKELKILITDKDLLDQHKSLVCTALRGKTKVFIEMENNFKNLSRGLINIAAKLTNTKDVRDFFIDLVEKFIEPCRSDRWTAADMKLYLTHYTNSAHILDTFKHQVVWDRYMGVVKSCIFKMYHD
- the fibpa gene encoding fibroblast growth factor (acidic) intracellular binding protein a isoform X1; its protein translation is MSVELDVFVGNTTIMDEEVYQLWLDGHTVNDAVKVRMEGGVMDECEASKDVLLSDTMDQYRTFQMCERLLHSPAKLANQLLFQIPPHRQIMLIERCSRDALIQLTHLFQRSHNSLFLYLFVKPPPLCYVSSHGNLFFVSLSLFRYYAFDDTFVREVLGKKLSKGTKKDLDDISAKTNVTLKSCRRQFDNFKRVFKVVEELKGPLVENIRQHFLLSDKLARDYAAIVFFANNRFETGKRKLQYLSFQDFAFCAGQLISNWTVGAVDNMVEDMDVDLDKEFLQELKELKILITDKDLLDQHKSLVCTALRGKTKVFIEMENNFKNLSRGLINIAAKLTNTKDVRDFFIDLVEKFIEPCRSDRWTAADMKLYLTHYTNSAHILDTFKHQVVWDRYMGVVKSCIFKMYHD